The following proteins are encoded in a genomic region of Pleurocapsa minor HA4230-MV1:
- a CDS encoding Uma2 family endonuclease, with product MLANNISTNTQTLPLLLNVSNTVLHVTPEEFDSLCLDNPDLRLELTKDHELIVMSPTGGESGERNSELTFQVAAWNKKQKLGKAFDSSTGYDFTNFDGGKMSPDVSWIEKSRLDGIDISGFIPVVPDFVIELRSQSDRLGILQSKMLEYQRLGVKLGLLINPKDKQVEVYRLDRETEIFDSPTAIDCQPLMAGFNLDLTEIL from the coding sequence ATGCTTGCCAACAATATTTCGACCAATACTCAAACCCTACCTTTGTTACTCAATGTTAGTAACACTGTCCTTCATGTTACTCCCGAAGAATTTGATTCTCTCTGCTTAGATAACCCCGATTTACGACTCGAACTCACTAAAGACCATGAATTAATTGTTATGTCTCCTACTGGCGGTGAAAGTGGCGAAAGAAACTCAGAATTAACATTTCAGGTTGCAGCATGGAATAAAAAACAAAAACTAGGTAAAGCATTTGATTCTTCGACTGGCTATGACTTTACAAATTTTGATGGCGGTAAAATGTCCCCCGATGTCTCTTGGATTGAAAAATCTCGTCTCGATGGAATTGATATTTCAGGTTTTATTCCCGTCGTTCCTGATTTTGTCATTGAGCTTCGTTCCCAAAGCGATCGCCTCGGTATTCTACAGTCTAAGATGCTTGAGTATCAACGATTGGGTGTAAAGTTGGGGCTGCTCATTAACCCTAAAGATAAACAAGTTGAAGTTTACCGACTCGATCGGGAGACAGAAATCTTCGATTCTCCCACTGCGATCGATTGCCAGCCCCTCATGGCTGGTTTTAACCTTGATTTAACTGAGATTCTTTAG
- a CDS encoding type II toxin-antitoxin system HicA family toxin, giving the protein MKNRILKSRLSAAGFILLPKRGKGSHTVWRHPVYPIAITQSGKDNRDAKPYQVKTLKLVLQQISEN; this is encoded by the coding sequence ATGAAAAACCGAATCCTTAAGTCTCGCTTATCTGCTGCTGGTTTTATTCTGCTCCCAAAACGAGGTAAAGGCAGCCATACCGTCTGGCGACACCCTGTTTATCCCATCGCCATCACTCAGTCTGGCAAAGATAACCGTGATGCCAAACCCTATCAGGTTAAAACTCTTAAGCTCGTTCTTCAGCAAATTTCTGAAAATTAA
- a CDS encoding helix-turn-helix transcriptional regulator has translation MSVKVLLQEVRKSKGLSQNELARLTNMSPQNIQKIEQGEAKSLTFKTLSRFCQALQCQPGDLLIYENQSKAIVQENAKHKQNKLTQNTKLNKTVKEKDLFSWEADQLFPATLTPVI, from the coding sequence ATGTCAGTGAAAGTATTGTTGCAGGAGGTTAGAAAATCCAAAGGTCTTTCTCAAAATGAATTAGCTAGATTGACGAATATGTCTCCTCAAAATATTCAAAAAATTGAACAGGGAGAAGCTAAATCCTTAACGTTCAAAACTTTAAGTAGATTTTGTCAAGCACTCCAATGTCAACCAGGAGATTTACTAATTTATGAAAATCAATCAAAAGCTATCGTTCAAGAAAACGCGAAGCATAAGCAAAATAAGTTAACTCAAAATACAAAATTGAACAAAACAGTGAAAGAAAAAGATCTATTTTCTTGGGAAGCAGATCAATTGTTTCCAGCCACTTTAACTCCAGTTATCTAA